Below is a genomic region from Thalassophryne amazonica chromosome 3, fThaAma1.1, whole genome shotgun sequence.
GAAAACAAAGCCAGTTAACCCTATAGAAGAACAAGCAACTTGTCACTTTGTATTAGTGCATCCaggccttgtgacagactggcatcctgtccagggtgtaattgCCTTAtgccctgtggctgctgggataggctccaaccccccccgacctgatcttggataagcagttgacgatgtgtgtgtgtgcgtgcgcgcatccggaaggtattcacagtgctgtACTTTTTCCACTCTATTtcgttatgttccagccttattccaaaatggattaaattccatTTTTACCTCAAAACTTctgtacacaataccccataatgacaatgtaaaactatgttttgagatttttgcaaatttattaaaaattcaagAAAATAAGGAAATCATGTACTAGTAATTTATAGCCTTTGCTatgaatctcaaaattgagctcaggtgcaacctgtttccactgatcagccttgaaatgtttctacacacCTTGATTGTAGTCTACCTGGGGGTATATTCATTTGATTGGAtgtgatttgtaaaggcacacacctgtctacatatacggtCACTCAACTGACAGTGTATGCTAgaatacaaaccaagcatgaagtcaaaggaattgtctgtagacctccaagacaggattgtctggggcAAAAATATGGGGAAGGGGACGGAACATTTCTGCTGtggagggaggtgaccaagaacacggTGGTCACGcaatcagagcttcagcattcgtCAGTGAAGAGAAGAGAACCTTATAGAAGcagaaccatctctacagcaatccaccaatcaggcctgtatggtagagtggccagatggacgtCACTCCTTAGTTAAATGCACAGGCATGCATGGCCACCTTGAGttgccaaaaggcagctgaaggactctgaccatgagaaacaaaattctctggtctgatgagacaaaattgAACTCtggtatgaatgccaggtgtcatgtttgaaggaaaccaggcaccgtccctgcagtgaagcatggataGAGGGAAAGATAAAGGCAGCAATGTTCAGACACACCCTGGATGAAAGCTCTagagagctcttgacctcagacggggtgacagttcatctttcagcaggacaatggccctaagcacacagccaagatatcaaaggagtggcttcaggacaactctgtgaatgtccttgagtggcccaaccagagcccagacctgaatctgcttgaacatctctggagagatctgaaaatgctgtgcaccgacgctccccatccaacctgagggagcttgagaagtgcacaTACTGGATCTGCAAAGTTTGCATGAAGAGTTTGGTTTGTCTGTGGCACATGTTCAATTATCCGTAATATGCTTTATACAAGTATTTTGATGTCAACAATTGTAATATATTTAGTAATGAGAAACaatcattgcaattctgcattttCATACAATATTAATGTGTGTCAGAATACAAAAGGTCATTTTGCTACGTTTTCTCATCCTAGACTGTCACTCACGACCTGCACCTGTAGTCTTGCCTGTTCACCATTAGGGGGTGCTCGTGTACCAAGTTGCATTGCAGTTCAAGTTTGATTTTTAAAGTCTGTGATCAAAGAGCAATATTTTCTCATTACTGTAATTGATTACTGATATTCATGATGGATGTAATCATGCTGTGATTATATGCTACACTACACAAATGTGTACGTTTCTTCCATCAAGATCCTAAATAATAACAGCAATATACAATAATAACGTGTGTGTAATGTGTTGATTTTCTCTCCTTTAACACGTTTGTAATTGAGTTAATGGGTGACATAAtgtaaaccccaattccaatgaagctgggacgttgtgtaaaatgtaaataaaaacagaatataatgatttgcaaatcctcttcaatctatattcaattgaatacaccacaaatacaagatacctaatgttcaaactgataaactttattgtttttgtgcaaatatttgctcatttgaaatggatgcctgcaacacacttcaaaaaagctgggacagtggtatgtttaccactgtgttacatcaccttccttctaacaacactcaataagtgtttgggaactgaggacactaattgttgaagctctgtaggtagaattctttcccatcttgcttgatgtgcgacttcagttgttcaacagtccggggtctcagttgtcgtattttgtgcttcataatgcgcgacacattttcaatgggcgacaggtcgacTGCAGGAGGCCAGTCTCGTACCTGCActctttactatgaagccacactgttgtaacacatgcagaatgtggcttggcattgtcttactgaaataagcagggacgtccctgaaaatgaACAATCAGATGAACAATCGGATCAAAAtcacgccatgtaaacagctccatctgattagaatAGCCCAATCCGATCGAAATTATGATCGGGTTAGAGGAGGTGGTGTACCCTGTTTTTAACCCGATCACGTTCCATGTAAACGGTACGTcggattgtccgcctgtgaggagcCTTATTGCGCATATCTGTTACGTCACATCACCACGTGAcgcttcctgctctgtgttcgcggaaatggcgacagaaaaaacacagctggactttacaagagCTAACACTCCTCaacattttaaaagaatttacaATAAGTGGAAAAGCTTGACGGACGTAAGTTGGCAGCACAGACTTGTTGTGTCCAGAGTCAGCAAGTCAGTAGAGCAAATTAAAAACCGCTGGGAAGCAACGAGCGCTttctacaaccctggcaaaattatggaatcaccggcctcggaggatgttcattcagttgtttaattttgtagaaaagaagcagatcacagacatgacacaaaactaaagtcatttcaaatggcaactttctggctttaagaaatcaagaaaaaaagattgtggcagtcagtaactgttacttttttagaccaagcagaggaaaaaaatatggaatcactccattctgaggaaaaaattatggaatcaccctgtaaattttcatccccaaaactaacacctgcatcatatcagatctgcttgctagtctgcatctaaaaaagagtgatcacaccttggagagctgttgcaccaagtggactgacatgaatcatggctccaacacgagagatgtcaattgaaacaaaggagaggattatcaaactcttaaaagagagtaaatcatcatgcaatgttgcaaaagatgttggttgttcacagtcagctgtgtctaaactctggaccaaatacaaacaacatggaaaggaaagtttgttaaaggcaaacatactggtagaccaaggaagacatcaaagcgtcaagacagaaaacttaaagcaatatgtctcaaaaatcgaaaaatgtacaacaaaacaaatgaggaacgaatgggaggaaactggagtcaacgtctgtgaccgaactgtaagaaaccgcctaaaggaaatgggatttacatacagaaaagctaaacgaaaggcatcattaacacctaaacagaaaaaaacaaggttacaatgggctaaggaaaagcaattgtggactgtggatgactggatgaaagtcatattcagtgatgaatctcgaatctgcattgggcaaggtgatgatgctggaacttttgtttggtgcctttccaatgagatttataagatgactgcctgaagagaacatgtaaatttccccagtcattgatgatatggggctgcatgtcaggtaaaggcactggggagatggctgtcattacatcatcaataaatgcacaagtttatgttgatattttggacaattgaaaggatgtttggggatgatgaaatcatttttcaagatgataatgcatcttgccatagagcaaaaacattccttgcaaaaagacacatagggtcaatgtcatggcatagggtcaatgtcaatgagcagatctgatttgatgcaggtgttaatttggggaatgaaaatttacagggtgattccataatttttcctcagaattgagtgattccatattttttgttactgactgccacaatcttttttcttgatttcttatagtgtttcttaaagccagaaagttgtcatttgaaatgactttagttttgtcatgtctgtgatctgctttttttctacaaaattaaacaactgaatgaacatcctctgaggccggtgattccataatttttgccaggggttgtacaaggagAAGCTAAACGAGCAGAAGCAGCGcggctccaaccagcttcacttattatgaattaatttataaataactgGAGGTTTACCCTCTCCAAGGAGGACACTGGAGTAGAAGTCGGTTTTCCATCGGAGGAAAGTTCACCCGAGACACCGGAAAGCctggaggtaagtcctgataaaatcaTGCTAACtcacattccttttttttttttcaaggcgtACTTTGACCAAATGTGTGGCTTTAGTTCAGTTAATGTTGGGGATTCATGTTAACATAAGTTTATTCGCAGAGtaagtgcatgaacacagtctgaTCATCGAGTTAACCGACACTCTTTATCCTCGTTCACTTTAGTGCATCACGTTAATTTCTGCTGTCATatatacagatgatgatgatgatctaaACAGCACGTGGAGGAGATTGATGACAGCTTAACACAACCTGAAGACCACAGAGGAGGCTCCAGAAAAAAAGTgagttttttaaagagtaatatgcTGCAAAATAAGACCGCAGTGAGTTATTGAAATTTCCTGTAGAGCTTGTTGAAAAAATAATGTTCgtcattgcatatttatttatttggagtgctttattttttagaaatggtaatattacaaagttccagcagaatatgacagttatcctttagacagttgagacacaaatattttcatttcaattttgttttcctgttttgagctttgtgaagtcaaAAGCCGTGTGGATGAGTTACAATATTTGAATATAGAAGCaggatgattctttggtataatacatgactgagagatccacaaagagaaaaacataaaccctctttttctttgctaactgaaattatacattctttCTAGATCGAAAGCCATCATCCTGGTGATGCCCAGCAGAGATCTTTCCTGGACAACATGCAACAGCACATGAGAGGAATCTGGAAAGAGAAGAGAGGCTTCTTTCCAGGTTTATGGAAAAAGTACACGCTCAACTGAAAGCATTatagggcaactgtttgatggTCTTCAGGCTCTTTTCTCATcctactcatcagctccacatttacatgaacaaagttagtctgggacctcgctgagacaagcatgtaacagcccgaaaatgaccactcgtcccaagtgttacttcaaatacagctggattttctaaactgcagcagctgtaggttttccaaggtactcggtatgctcagaatgaccagtacatgtttagaagggtcatagaagagtgtaaaatttctcatttttatattttaagaaaaaaacattaggtcaaacgacctacatacagtctggaatcaccacatatttagtatcttaaacttctgttgtggatgttccctgataatctttaaaacatttaagacctctagatactgctgtttgccaaagatacaaggtttgttttgtattttccactttaaatgcatattccattgataacaggactgaaaataaaaatttcatatttggaaaatgttcattttctttggatgtgtggtaatacgttgacccacttattttagccattttctcttaaaatatcaaaatagaaattttacttTTGTTTGACCCTCCCAAAatgtactggtcattttcaacatgttcaacaccttggaaaatctctagctgctgctgtttagaaaatacatctgtatttgaagtaacacttgggatgaaaaagggttgtgggcattttgggctgtttgtcctggatagagattttggcacatatctcaagttgttcattggggtcatattagtctggaacaggtgagttaatctctcctaaatgatgtgcagcatCTCAGCTTGGTCCTCTACTAAGTCCACTGTTTCATCACCAATCACAGCGAGCCACCTGACCACCCAACCCAAGTTACCACCTGCCACTTCGGCACACcagaataatcaaaataacagtggaaacttgacacaacatgtagaaattgaatataagaaactggccctgatgtttagtttcttcaaatttttcctgagtatgttattttgctgacaaagagccacctttagggtttggttttatgatctgacatcacagtaaTGCCAGTTTAAGAAGTAATGCCAAGCTCTGATGTAAGTGATTAAAAGTTTTTAgcactattttatttttaaccaaattgttgtggtgctgccaggtttttattttatatatgtgtatggaagaaagttgtattcactttaataaaaaagagaaatgtgtttgtcagtttttttttttattttattttgttaatggagatgaccatttcggagagggaagtgattgaacatgtactCCTTCAATGCCATCGTTGTCCTGTCCCACGGAAGGCTCTGCATCAGACTTGTGGTCCAGGCTGAGGAAAgatgccatcaaagtgaccagcgttctccaaccagttgttgcttgcgttgttcctctcattttgacagaaattagGAAGTGCACAGCAGGTTGCTATCACAGCTGGTGTAAAGGTGAAGTGAAAATCTCTTCAGTAGCACCCTCCACCTCGACTTCAAAATCCCTAAAGTGTTCTACTGTTACACAGGTGAGCTGAGGTTCACATTAACAAATTTCTCCTCTGGGTTCAGATGTGTAGAATTTATGcagcctttcagcaaccagtcgAGATCTGAGGATCTgcagggtcaccaatgatttgtaGCCGTACGTCTTCgccctcagtgtttttcacaccctaaaacagaaaatggttatgtattttaaaattctgatgctTAATGAGTCGTCATATTCTTAAGAATAAATCAGGCGAACAAAGCACAGGGGTAGTGGATATACTTTTTTCCTCTTAAGTTTGAAAGGTATTTGGCAGTTGTTGAGCTCTCaaaggtctgaatggcacaaaacattggaatcttgggcttttccaggcattttgcaactGACTGCAAATCTCAaagcaaacaacttgttttagttgagtaaagtaggaaatgtaaaaaggcctcacacacaaggtttgtttcatttattcatgaaactgctttgtcatattttgcaaaagttcattgtttaaaataagttttgtgagatttcatagtggactctacctaaaagccacagaaaaaaaagttagcagaagtcataaaagtggtAGCTGTGACGTTATTGATTGTGGGTCAATGAAAACGACAGACGTTCAGAAATAACCTacctgcatgtgtctgtgagtcccgtcagttatttgaggaatatgatgcgtttcctcaaagctccgtctgatctccaaggcttctttttcatttggctcgtaaatcagctgtttaatccgtCGGTGTTTTCATTACGGTTTCCGTGCTACATCACGTAAAAACACATTCCGCCGCGCTCGTttctttctgaacaagtcctgaagaagagcatgttcctctgatgctgcagtttcaaaagaaacgcGCAAAAATAACAGTAATCTTGATTAGTCCGGtgacaaatccattgtttatacgggcggcttccgggtacaactcatttgcgtatgtcacaaacggcagacgtcacaacgcaaagcattatgggattgctctactgactgaatcggatcgtaaccacagtgcatgtaaacacgcacagcaagtggatcactttagggcacgttcatgtaaacaggacaatctgatccaccaatcgcatagaattcagtcagatcagaaataaagtgtccatgtaaacgtagctagtatctggtatgaccaccatttgcctcatgcagtgcaacacatctccttcgcatagagttgatcaggttgtcaattgtggcctgtggaatgttggtccactcctcttcaatggctgtgcgaagttgctggatattggcaggaactggtacacgctgttgtatacaccggtccagagcatcccaaacatgctcaatgggtgacatgtccagtgagtatgccggccatgcaagaactgggacattttcagcttccaagaattgtgtacagatccttgcaacatggggccatgcattatcctgctgcaacatgaggtgatgttcttggatgtatggcacaacaatgggcctcaggatctcgtcacggtatctctgtgcattcaaaatgccatcaataaaatgcacctgtgttcttcgtccataacagacgcctgcccaccataaccccaccgccaccatgggccattcgatccacaacattgacatcagaaaaccgctcaccacacgacgccacacacgctgtctgccatctgccctggacagtgtgaaccgggattcatccgtgaagagaacacctctccaacgtgccaaacgccagcgaatgtgagcatttgcccactcaagtcggttacgatgacgaactggagtcaggtcgagaccccgatgaggacgacgagcatgcagatgagcttccctgagacggtttctgacagtttgtgcagaaattctttggttatgcaaactgattgtttcgtccgagtggctggtctcagacgatcttggaggtgaacatgctggatgtggaggtcctgggctggtgtggttacacgtggtctgcggttgtgaggctggttggatgtactgccaaattctctgaaacgcctttggagacggcttatggtaggaaatgaacattcaatacatgagcaacatctctggttgacattcttgctgtcagcatgccaattgcacgctccctcaaatcttgcgacatctgtggcattgtgctgtgtgataaaactgcacctttcagagtggccttttattgtgggcagtctatggcacacctgtgcactaatcatggtgtctaatcagcatcttgatatggcacacctgtgaggtgggattgattatctcagcaaagaagtgctcactatcacagatttagactggtttgtgaacagtatttgagggaaatggtgatattgtgtatgtggaaaaagttttagatctttgagttcatctcatacaaatgggagcaaaaccaagagtgttgcgtttatatttttgagtgtattttTTTACCTGTTTGCTGTTGTAGAGAGAAGGGCACAGAGGAAAAGTCCCGTTcgcaaaacacacacagacccacGTGGGGTCGGTGTGATGTCATCAAACCCACATGAAGTTGGTGAATGTGATTGGTTAACTTCTGTTTTTCCCCACTAATTTTAACACCcatttcttctcctgctgttgagAGAGTCCTGTTTCATTCCAGCCCTCTGCTGCTGCAGCTGAAAGGAGAAATTGAGTCGTTTTGCTGCCATTGTCTGCAAAACGCACAGCGAGTATGAGaatattatctaaaaaaaaatttgtgtaaattattaatcataattcaagttctACTTGGCCTGttaacaaattttaaaaagtggTTTGGAGGTTGAATTCTCCACTTTCAACATGCATTCAAACAGACCCTGGAGTGGAGCAGATTTTGTGCTACGTCCGCTTAATTGGGTCACGTGACTTTTGACTCGAGGGCGCGTCATTCGACTACAGAGGGTTAAGAAAGCACATCATTGCAGAAAAGAGATGGAATATGCCATAGTTCATTTTATCAGTTGATTTAAAACATTCTGTTCTTGTAGAATAATGTATAACTTGACCAGCGTCGAGGTACATGCTGCTGTGTCCTAGTTGTACATTAAGTGCTGCTTGAATTGAACTGTTTGTTAGACAAGTGGACTCATATGGTGGTGGTTTCTTCTTTCTCTACAGGATTTCAAAGATCACTGTCCTAATGAACAATATGTAAAGGAAACTCTTCGTCTTGACATCTGCTCATGGGATCCATCATACTCCAAGACACAAGTAAAATTGCAATTGTATTTAGTTCATATTAGAATTTTGGCATTTATGTTAATAGGTTTTCTAAAACTCTCCCCCCTGTGTCTTTCAGGAATATCGCTCGAAGCGATTTTGCTGCACAGAGTGTCGGTTTTCTTCAAAGCACTACTCAGGCTACAAGAATCACTTCCGGAATGTACACAGGCACATGTTTGGCAGTGGCATTCTGCTCAGCTGTCCATATTGCACATTCACTGCAAACAAAAGAACTCTGGAGACTCATGTTAAAATATTCCATATGCCCAGCACCATGCGGCAAAGCTATGGCACCTTTCCTGGAGCTGAAGTGGGAGGCAAGAAcaaaatgttgcctgctctgttaAGAAAGCAGATGCAGCGGCGAAAGCAATGTACTTTTGCAAAAAATGCACATTCCGGGACACACTTTACAATGTTGTAAGAAGGCACATTTACAGGTCACATTTTCAACATATAGTTGAACCATATTTTAGTCTGGCTTCTGAATCATCAGCTAAAAATGGTGGCAATTCTGTCAACGGCAACAACATTCTCTGTAAATGCTGCCAGTTCTCTACTCGTAACTATGAGACACTAGTGCAGCATGTTATAGAGTACCATGAACGTATTGGGGCTCAAGTGACCACCATGATTGGCCATGGTAATGTTACTGTGTTTCAGACAAAAGCTTGCACAGGAATGCCGCAGAAGCTCCTCTGATGGTCAGTAGGGGCCACACCCTCACATCCGAGTCAACGTTCCAACCTGTAACTGGTCATTTAAAACAAGTGGGCCCTGTGCTTTCAAACCAGCCTTTGTTTTCTTTTACCTCTGAGTCAACAGGTCACCCAGGTGCTAGTCAGTTAAAACAAGCAGCCACTGCTCTTAAAAATCAGGCCACTTTTGACAGCCAACAGGTGCGTGTCACAGGTTCGAGTGTTAGCACTGCGGCTGAAAATAATGCTGTTGGTGTAAACACGGGCCAGACACAGAAGTGGAAGATATGTACTGTATGCAATGAGCTTTTTCCCGAAAACCTTTATAGTGCTCATTTTGAGAAGGCACATAAGGCAAAGAAAATATGGGCAATGGCAAACTATATCATGAAAATTCACAACTTCACCAGCAAGTGTTTGCTTTGCAATCGCTATCTGCCCAGTGATACGCTACTCAACCACATGCTAATCCATGGTCTTACTTGTCCGCAATGCTACACTGTTTTCTACAGTGTTGAGAAAATCATTGAGCATGTGAGTCAAGCTCATCCTGATGACTTTCTTGGACTGCCTGGTGCATCACCATTAACCTTTGACCTAACCATCAAACAAGACAAGTCTGCTAATGTCCAGCTTGTTGTAATGACCTTTAACATGAAGGAATCTACCAACGGTCAAGATATGGCTGCTTCTGCTCAATATAGTGACTATCCTACAGTCAGAATAACAGCCCCTAGCATTATTGACAAAACGAATGATCCAACTGTGAGACATTCACTTTCAGCGTCCCTGTCTTGCAGGACTGAAATTGGAAAAACTCTGTGCCCTCTGTGTTTCAGCATTCTCAAAGGTCCACTCTCTCATGCTCTCTCCATGCATTTGAGGGAACGCCACCAGGTCCTCCAAACAATGCATCCTGTAGAAAAAAAGATGACATACAAGTGCATTCATTGCTTAGGAGTGTACACAagtaacatggtggcctccaccATCACGCTGCATCTTGTGCAGTGCAGAGCCATCGGTAGAAGCCAGGCAGGCATAAACTCTAATTCTGCATTAACTCTGAATTCATCTGGGACCGGCTTCCTCAAACGACAGCTGCAAAATCGGAGCATGGTCAACCCCAAGAGGATCAAGCTGGGTAAGGAGTCAAAGCCAGGATATCAAGCAGGATCTGGTATTCTTGCACTGGATCCCACAAGGTATGAGCACAAAACGTACGAGGCCAGAAAAGCTTTCCTGACGGCATACTTCAGCAAGCGGCCATACCCATCTTCTCAGGAAGTGGACATGTTGTCTGCAAGTCTGTGGCTGTGGAAATCAGACATCGCTAA
It encodes:
- the LOC117507814 gene encoding LOW QUALITY PROTEIN: activity-dependent neuroprotector homeobox protein-like (The sequence of the model RefSeq protein was modified relative to this genomic sequence to represent the inferred CDS: deleted 2 bases in 1 codon; substituted 1 base at 1 genomic stop codon), coding for MGKSLAEAYVSMSEDVPPIDLSSLQDGKANVPWMSDRIMYNLTSVETSGLIWWWFLLSLQDFKDHCPNEQYVKETLRLDICSWDPSYSKTQEYRSKRFCCTECRFSSKHYSGYKNHFRNVHRHMFGSGILLSCPYCTFTANKRTLETHVKIFHMPSTMRQSYGTFPGXSGRQEQNVACSVKKADAAAKAMYFCKKCTFRDTLYNVVRRHIYRSHFQHIVEPYFSLASESSAKNGGNSVNGNNILCKCCQFSTRNYETLVQHVIEYHERIGAQVTTMIGHGNVTVFQTKACTGMPQKLL